The Thermococcus thermotolerans genome contains a region encoding:
- a CDS encoding glycosyltransferase family 39 protein, with protein sequence MKRESLYLPLLLISAFIIRLIPHRTLLLATYDEYLHRDITLRIVSQGIGSIPKDIPSLIGLRAYSYPPLFHIIGAAFYKIFPSDHFFFVLPAVYGTLAVFGFYLAFKELTGDKNRALLATAFLAFAPNFIYRTSLYIPENLGLFLFSVSLLFLIRFMKSRKLSNLVLLAIVMTVYMLTHRGWIFFAMAAVLLFASYLWPFIRKNLHYFVALVVLALIAYTQVSFIQSTVGELFLRLQRSEVSFLGYFKWIGVIQLVFGAIASPYYFKRDSIRRGFVLWAWAFMLAGGISFRFRDPYATIPLSVMAAEYLIDAVFPAIGPFIQRAFEDVKGLGAEWIKSISRKHWVTSLVILLLLVTPLAQGAYGAYKYVEAPTVSDKEAYEWIVQNTPENATILVWWDMGYLLIGNTHRKDVVIWKKVYQGFFGEAPTVREAGQAYTDHVVMFSSNQREWAYYLMRKYNVSYIFVDRKRYSYGLIRYGLMEYAPYDTHFKVEFCNGGSVIYRFIPEPTLKMEQPFPLNYTGNYSPLVNFLEKFWTGYNYADFDTRYKAYFNLNAWVVDLYSRLYQKTGVDAFNARTDWLLRWLSYKQMDNGAFPWGVPPNDFTLYTAYTLEPLKEVNFDGKDRALNLLESREREDYFMTTPKDNKGGLVTNALMLPVYKELGILNSTTEKNIVTQLLREQKGDGSWNNNLGTTIALASSLARYYQLTGNESVLKAVRKAAEWMTGEQEDSGKLKAEKYEYAYSRATYAQMAYIYHVAGLKDAEEKTLSFIENTFDPNREVHPLDAVLTMYRYFGYAYGSDRAIDMINGLLKVHPLLSFS encoded by the coding sequence ATGAAGAGAGAAAGCCTCTACCTTCCCCTGCTTCTTATCTCCGCTTTCATCATAAGGCTCATTCCCCACAGAACGCTTCTCTTAGCGACATACGACGAGTATCTCCACCGAGACATAACCCTAAGGATAGTCAGCCAAGGCATAGGCTCGATCCCAAAGGATATACCTTCCCTGATCGGACTGAGAGCCTACAGCTATCCGCCGCTGTTCCATATAATCGGCGCGGCGTTTTACAAGATATTCCCGTCCGATCACTTCTTCTTCGTCCTCCCGGCGGTCTACGGCACCCTCGCAGTGTTTGGCTTCTACCTGGCGTTTAAAGAGCTCACGGGGGACAAAAACCGCGCCCTTCTTGCGACGGCATTTCTTGCCTTTGCCCCCAACTTCATATACAGAACGAGTCTCTACATCCCTGAAAACCTCGGTCTGTTCCTGTTCTCGGTAAGCCTGCTGTTCCTGATAAGATTCATGAAATCTAGGAAGCTCTCCAATCTGGTCCTTCTGGCTATCGTGATGACGGTCTACATGCTGACCCACAGGGGGTGGATATTCTTTGCCATGGCCGCGGTTCTGCTGTTCGCCTCCTACCTGTGGCCTTTCATAAGAAAGAACCTCCACTATTTCGTCGCCCTGGTCGTTTTAGCTCTCATAGCCTACACGCAGGTGTCTTTCATCCAGTCAACCGTTGGGGAGCTGTTCCTCAGGCTTCAGCGGAGTGAAGTGAGCTTCCTGGGATACTTCAAGTGGATAGGCGTTATCCAGCTCGTCTTTGGAGCCATAGCCAGCCCATACTATTTCAAAAGGGACAGCATACGACGTGGCTTCGTCCTCTGGGCCTGGGCGTTTATGCTGGCCGGCGGAATTTCCTTCCGCTTCCGCGACCCCTACGCGACAATACCCCTCTCCGTCATGGCCGCGGAATACCTTATTGACGCTGTCTTTCCTGCCATCGGACCGTTTATCCAGAGAGCCTTCGAAGACGTGAAAGGTCTGGGCGCCGAGTGGATAAAGAGTATTTCACGAAAGCACTGGGTAACCTCACTGGTGATCCTGCTGTTGTTGGTCACTCCTCTTGCCCAGGGAGCCTACGGGGCTTACAAGTACGTCGAGGCGCCAACTGTGAGCGATAAGGAGGCCTACGAGTGGATAGTCCAGAACACTCCTGAAAACGCCACAATACTCGTTTGGTGGGATATGGGATATCTCCTCATAGGAAACACACACAGAAAGGACGTTGTCATATGGAAAAAAGTCTATCAGGGCTTCTTTGGAGAGGCTCCCACTGTGAGGGAGGCGGGCCAGGCGTATACTGACCACGTCGTCATGTTCAGCTCAAACCAGCGCGAGTGGGCGTATTATCTTATGAGGAAATACAACGTAAGCTACATCTTCGTTGACAGGAAAAGGTACTCCTACGGTCTCATTCGATACGGCCTTATGGAATATGCCCCCTACGATACCCATTTCAAGGTCGAATTCTGCAACGGCGGTTCGGTCATATACCGCTTTATTCCGGAGCCAACCCTAAAGATGGAACAGCCGTTTCCTCTAAACTATACCGGAAATTACTCACCGCTCGTCAATTTCCTGGAGAAGTTCTGGACTGGCTATAATTATGCCGACTTCGACACCAGGTACAAGGCCTACTTCAACCTCAACGCATGGGTGGTTGACCTCTACTCACGTCTCTACCAAAAGACCGGAGTTGATGCCTTCAACGCCCGCACAGACTGGCTCCTCCGCTGGCTCTCGTACAAACAGATGGACAACGGAGCGTTCCCGTGGGGCGTCCCCCCCAATGATTTCACCCTGTACACCGCGTACACCCTCGAACCTCTGAAGGAGGTCAACTTCGACGGAAAGGATAGGGCTCTCAATCTGCTTGAGAGCAGGGAACGCGAGGACTACTTTATGACAACACCGAAGGACAATAAAGGTGGCCTCGTGACAAACGCTCTCATGCTCCCCGTTTACAAGGAGCTTGGAATCCTGAACTCCACAACCGAGAAGAACATCGTCACCCAGCTGCTGAGGGAGCAGAAGGGAGACGGAAGCTGGAACAACAACCTCGGAACCACCATAGCCCTCGCCTCAAGCCTCGCAAGGTACTATCAGCTTACGGGCAATGAGAGTGTCCTCAAAGCAGTCAGAAAAGCGGCCGAATGGATGACAGGAGAGCAGGAGGACAGCGGAAAGCTGAAGGCAGAAAAGTATGAGTACGCGTATTCCAGAGCCACTTACG